A segment of the Juglans regia cultivar Chandler chromosome 15, Walnut 2.0, whole genome shotgun sequence genome:
tAGTCCTAGTGCTACTTACCTCATTGCGATGGTTGACAACGGAAAGGGGTTGATTTACATCCTGGTGAGATGAACTTGAGGTTAAGTTTCACAATGCTCTGTTGTTCCTCTCGGTGGCTGATTGTTTGCACATGGGTTGGGGGTTGCTCCACTACTGCTATATGTTGCTTCCTTCTTAACTATGGTTGGTGGCAGTCAGTGTACTTGTGGCTGAGAAAAAGGTGAGATAAAGGGGCAAAGAGAGAGATGGGAAGGTTCTGTGAGTACCATTGTGGCTAAGGAGCTGTGAGCAAGAGGGGGTAAAAAGGGAGGTAGTCGGACAGCGAGGGGAGGCTGGACTTGGCGTGGCTATTCCTAGGATGATGAGATACTGTGGAAAGACAACGACGGCAGAACCCTAAGTGCAATATAGAGACCGAGAGAGATATAAGGGAGGTGGAACCAAGAGATGAGAGGGAGGTGGCGATGTGGATGAAGGGTCTACGGGTGGGTGAGAGTGTCGGTGCAAGGGACATGAAGGTTGAAGggtaatgagagagagagagagagagagatctaggaGATGGAGAGCGAGATTTAGGATCAAGAGGGTTTACCGACGGACCTGGCGATGGCAGCGATGACAAGGACCTAGCAAAGGTGGCTGCTATGAAGCGTCAATGCAGtaagtcagagagagagagagagagagagagaggtgtgggacgggaagaggaagaggggaCGGcatagagggagagagaaggagaaagaaagaaagagaaaaagagaggactAGAGAGGGAGAAGTGATTGCAGGGTTTGTGAGTTTGGggccaaaacgacgccgttttaggGGACAGGTTGAGCTCTTCTTAAGGTTTTGGGCCGAGGTATGGGCTGGGCTTGGGTTCTTAGAACTGGGCTTCACATCCTCCCTTCTTTACAAAACTTTCGTCCTAAAATATTTGGTATGCATAACTATAACTAATCCCCAAGGACTTAAAGAGTCAATATTGTCTACCTCTATTTCCTTAGAGTCCCCCTCCATTATGACCAAAACTAGTTCTTCCATTAGCACCTCGTGTCTAAAATCCCAAGGAAGGCCATGTTATCCAAAATCTCTGGATTCACAAAGGCATATCCTATAACATCCATTGATCCTGGTGATGTCTCTAATGCACTCACTTGGTCACCTGCCATTTCCTTCTAAACCCAATCATTAATAACCAAAAATTTGCATTGCAACATGATCATCCTACCATAAACTATATGGTCTCAAATTTACATTCCTATGTGATCTCAAGTCACAACTAATTCATCAAAGATCATCACGAAAATTGACTCTCATTACTATGTATCATGCTTCCAATGCGTCACTCTGATAACTTCACCAAAATGCCTAGAGTGAAGACCTCTTAAGAATATCACCCTCAAGTCTAAACCAACTCAATACTTACTGAGAAAACTCTTACCACACTTGGATAGGATGATAGACTTGtctcccaaaaccatgaattaCTCGTCTTTCTAGATTGTCTCTTGAATCCTTAGTCAAAATCAATACTCCttgaaaaactatatatgtgatCGATGACAATATACTAGCTAGTGCCAATCAACATAAACACATCACACTACATACAACAAATATCCTCATATCAATTGGTATGCCTTTTACACTAAAAGGAGTGTCTAAAAGAGTCTACCTAAGACAtcttttccatcatttttttcttcgaATGATCTTAGAAACTCATACATATTCAATCATAGGAactttaaaatatagataaataaggCTTTGGTTTGAATGTTTAGATCAAATACTTGTCAAATCCGAGTTCAAACGTACATGATCATCTACATTGGTTTTGTTTGAACATTTCGTCCGATGTTAAAAGATAAAAGCTTGTAAGGTCGGTGTTTCTAATAAAGTAagtttgttataaaaataataataataaaatttgaacagaatatatatacaaactatGCTTGAGCCGTTAGGCTATGTTCTTTTACatctctaattttcttttttcttttttattttgatacatCTCTCATCTCAGTACGTTTTTTCAAGCAACGAAACGACGTCActaaaataatcaattacaaAGGGAACCCAGTTTGCAATTGCTACCTAATTGTTTTAGGTGACCAGGCTCTATTCTAGCCTTCTTTCTCactcatttattaattaattgactaTGCCTTCTTTTTTacctgaaaattataaattttgaaagaattaatcaaacacaaattaattgaaaatgacTATATATGCTTTTTCTTCAACTACCCTACCCTGGCTGCGCCTTCCCCTGGCCCCTCATCCCCATCTACGTTTCAAAGAAAAGCTGctcaggaaaaataaaataaaataaaataaaatattaagacaaaataaaaaataaaagattaaggAAAATTAAAGTTTTGTCGCAATTTAAAAGATATAATACAGGGCTTTGGGAATTGCAAGACTAGTCAGCATTGTGGTCGATTCTTTAATGCTGCTACACATCATTTGGACAGACATGCATGGACTAATTCACATATGCAGTTATGGTGGCATTTTGTTCCCACTTTTATTGAACATatcattgatttgaggtttTTAATACCTCTTTGTAATGAAGTTCAAACTTTctgtcaaaaaatatatatatatatatataaattctattaaaaattatttcaagaaactTTAAGGGAATATGTATGGGATCACAagttaatgaattattttatttttaagtcggtatacaaattgtaatatttgatttataagatttaaattttaaatctatcttccaaatcaaatcatatcacaTAAGTAATATCACATCGTTtagttgtgtttgggtagtagagtattctcaagtattttatgaataataatgaaaaaatataataaaatattaaatagtaataaaaagtatgtaaaaaatataataaaataataaataataacgaaatattatgagaataccAATACTAAATACCTTAAAATAAGAGTAATCTAGCTAAGCCAAATCCCTCCCTCGCCCgtcctcttctttctctcttcccttttcttattttagtgatcttcttctttcttttatacttaataaaaaatataaagataggGACAATTCCCATATCGTCGATTTCTAATTACTTTCTTTGAACAATACAAAGTCAAAGTTCGTATCCGTGTTTTGAACGAGAATTACCTGTCAAAGGTGTTTGCAGGGGCCCCTCCACCCAGAAGAaaactccaattatatgaagcCGGCAGCACCTGCACTACACAATATAAAACAACATAATTCGTGTATCTGAATAGAAATTAAGCTTATAGTTTCAATATTCTGTATGTTTTTTGCTAAGTTCTGCCATTAGAATTAATGGGGGATAAGGTGAAGCTGATTGCCACTCCTGAAAGCCTTCCCTGCTGCAGGGTTGAATGGGCTTTGAAGCTTAAAGGAGTGGATTATGAGTACATAGAAGAAGATTTGAGAAACAAGAGTCCCTTGCTACTCGACTCCAACCCAATTCATAAGAAGGTCCCGGTGCTGTTGCACGCCGGCAAGCCGATCGTCGAGTCACTCGTCATCCTCGAATATATTGAGGAGACATGGAAGGACAAGTACCCATTGCTTAGTGAGGATCCACATGAGAGGGCCATGGCTAGGTTTTGGGCTAAATTTGGCGATGAGAAGGTACGTGAAAAGGGTGTCTCAACcaattaattatcattattgatattctattttgtttaccatattttagttttttgggTCTCGAGTCCTTGATCACAATTAAGGTAAGATTAATAGTCTCACGTTGATTAGATAGGCTTATATAATTGCTTTGGGCTTTATAAACAAGTCTAGATCTCCTTATAAAGTTCCAAACTTGCAAGTGgaattcaatatattttgttattatttttacatgggATGGCAGCcaaattcgatcttgggatagACGAGCTAAGGGGGGCAATTAGATTAATTTGCTTGTTGCAGTAGTCTCATCATCtcagttaaaattataataatatccttatcagaatggtatttttttttatttaatgaagggtttgcacatataatttttaaatgaagactgcaaatagaatttctcatcaaataatctgtgaataataataataataaagtagtgaataatttataaatagtaataaagtagTCTCCACTTACCAAACATAACCATGTGTGTAGAAACATGCAAGTGGTGGCCGTTTCTAGAGGTAAACCACGtagaaatattaaagaaaagttgaaatttttggCCCAGTATATTACGTGTAAGCAGACAATTAGCTCCTGATCATGACCATTCTCTTTCGCTTTCCTTGAACCCAGTGTGTTGTTGGAGCATTTGGGGCAGCTTGGCTGACTGAAGGAGAGGAAAAGAACAAGGCCATAGAGTCTGCACAAGAATCACTGGCGTTTCTTGAGAAGCAGATTCAGGGGAAGAAGTACTTTGAGGGAGAACAGATAGGATTTCTGGATCTAGCAGTGGGTTGGATTCCTCATTGGCTTAAGGCTCTGGAAGAAGTGGGAGAAATGAAGATACTCGATGCTGGAAGGTTTCCATTACTCCATGAATGGGGTCAGAACTTCTTGGAAATTCCACTGATCAAAGAATCCATTCCTCCCAGAGAAAAGGTTGTCGACTATTTTAATGTTGGTATAAGCTACATGCGTTCCTTAGCAGCCAATACACCATGAAATTCATGTTGATATTGGCCATGGTTTGATGGCAATGTTAGATGGTCATGTTGCAGCTTATTTGTATTGTTCCCAAGTATTAAAAAAGcgaaaaaaaacagagatttgATAGCTTTTTAATTGAAGGTCACTTTGTTGAGTAATGGATATAAGAACCTGTTATGAATTAAACATATGCGAATCTGCGATTACTTGTTTCATTGTGCAAGGACTCGATATACCATTAACCCAAAAGCTTGATCAAGTAGTAattgtgtttctttttttctggcAGTATGCTGTCGACCCACTTGCTTGTCGAATAGTGTGTCCAAAAGTTTGTAAGGTTTATCAATTACTTTTAGCCCAGATTCTATCAAATAAGTTAATGATTGTCCTCAAAACCTAGTGGCACCAAATAAGAATGCAACGCACCGTGATATAGTGATAGATCAGATCATGGAGGCGGAgatctttttcttcctcacaAATGGTGGTAGAGATCATGGAGGCAGAGACATTTTCAAAACAAGTCATTTTCATCACCATCGACACGGCGGATTTTGCAAGTTTCGGAGGGGGAGTTGAAGATCGAGATCGGACTCCAACTTAATCGAAGTCGAGTCGAAAAAGTTGAATCCGACTCCAACTAAGTACAGAGGCTAGTGTCAAGGGTGATCATGAACATGGCAAATTCACAATGGAGAAGCTCATGTGATTGAAGCGAGTTGGTGAAGATGTCACCGTGGATGACCGTAGAGATTGAAATATTCAACAAATTCAGAGAATGTAAAATTCCCAACAAACAGTACATGCCACGAGATACTTGCTCATCTCTATTGCAACAAACTGGTGTGAATGAAGAATGAATTCAGGGTGAAGATTAGCACTActcaatagagagagagattctaatCAGTGCACCAGACATACGTTATACGGTATTATTGGCTTTCAATGTTCATACTGGAGTCCTTTTTCATAAACCTTCAAGTTCTAGTGTTTTGCTTTGCGTTTCAAAAGAGCAAAGAAATTAATGGATCTCCCTGACTTGGTGAGGGGGAACTCTTGTTCAAGTTTCTTTCTAAATGATTCAAATAGCTCGTCTAAGATCACATCCCCAAAATGCTCCTTGATCAGTCCATCCAATGCAGCTCGAAAGTGAGATGCCAATATTTGGCTTTTAGGGAGGTTGCTAGTTTCTGTAACACGAGCCAACATATCAATTCTCTCTACACTAAATTCCCCATTTCGATTCACAGCTACAACCAGCTCTTGAGGAGACATGGAATAAGTTGGTACATTGAAGGAGTCCACTTTTTCCTCACTAATTATCCCCTGAACCAAATAAAATAGCAAATGCAGAGATGTAAGAACAAACCATGTTTTGTGCAATCCAAATGCATAACAACAACCATTCATCtttatataattcaaatttttttttttttaaagagacgAGGTCACATGTTCAAGAGTGACCCCGGCCCACATTTATTCGAAATATAATTCGATGTTATGCTATTATTATTGTCAACTCAAAatggtaataaaaaaattagcacTTTCCTTAAACTGAGGAGAAAGGATGTAGTGGGATGATTCCTAATAGATATCTTTAGGTCTCTAGTTGGAATCCGAATAGGTCGGATTGAAAGAGGGTATCCATATAATTCTATCAATCAAGAGGATTATCATTCCTTCCTCTGAggggattaattaattaagataaggAAACAGAAGAATTCGATCATA
Coding sequences within it:
- the LOC109017388 gene encoding glutathione transferase GST 23-like, with product MGDKVKLIATPESLPCCRVEWALKLKGVDYEYIEEDLRNKSPLLLDSNPIHKKVPVLLHAGKPIVESLVILEYIEETWKDKYPLLSEDPHERAMARFWAKFGDEKCVVGAFGAAWLTEGEEKNKAIESAQESLAFLEKQIQGKKYFEGEQIGFLDLAVGWIPHWLKALEEVGEMKILDAGRFPLLHEWGQNFLEIPLIKESIPPREKVVDYFNVGISYMRSLAANTP